One genomic region from Chthonomonas calidirosea T49 encodes:
- a CDS encoding HepT-like ribonuclease domain-containing protein, protein MCRHLREINVETKAQISAIPWRKITDMRHRLVCTYFDIDLTFTGELCKMVFRL, encoded by the coding sequence ATGTGTAGGCATTTGCGCGAAATAAACGTAGAAACAAAAGCTCAAATTTCTGCGATCCCTTGGCGAAAGATCACGGACATGCGCCACCGGTTGGTCTGTACCTATTTTGACATTGATCTAACATTCACTGGAGAACTATGCAAGATGGTCTTCCGCCTTTAA
- the ribH gene encoding 6,7-dimethyl-8-ribityllumazine synthase: MSLPPTYRTIEGHLSAQNLRIGIVVSRFNEFITKQLLEGALDTLKRHGAQTDKIEVVTVPGSFEISLAAHAMARTGRFDALIALGCIIRGATDHYEYVASSVVNGLNRVIERTGLPIAFGILTVESIEQAIERAGTKAGNKGAEAALAAIEMANLLRTILSEGSSGERKTV, encoded by the coding sequence ATGAGCTTGCCACCCACCTATCGCACCATCGAGGGGCACTTGTCCGCCCAAAACCTGCGAATCGGCATTGTGGTGAGCCGCTTTAATGAGTTTATCACCAAGCAACTTCTGGAGGGAGCGCTCGACACTTTAAAACGGCATGGCGCCCAAACCGATAAGATCGAGGTCGTGACCGTACCGGGGAGCTTTGAGATATCCTTGGCAGCCCATGCGATGGCACGTACTGGCCGTTTCGATGCCCTTATCGCCCTCGGATGCATCATACGGGGCGCCACCGATCACTACGAATATGTGGCCTCTTCCGTGGTGAACGGTCTCAATCGCGTGATAGAACGCACCGGCCTACCGATCGCCTTCGGAATCCTTACCGTGGAGAGTATCGAGCAGGCCATTGAAAGAGCAGGAACGAAAGCGGGTAACAAGGGGGCAGAAGCCGCCCTCGCCGCCATTGAAATGGCTAATCTCTTACGTACCATCCTTTCAGAAGGAAGTTCGGGTGAAAGAAAAACGGTATGA
- a CDS encoding bifunctional 3,4-dihydroxy-2-butanone-4-phosphate synthase/GTP cyclohydrolase II, with translation MAFNTIEEAIEDLKQGKVIIVVDDEDRENEGDFVVAAEKCTPEVMNFLITYGKGIPCVATTRKRLEELQLPPMVSENTARLGTAMSVTVDARHGTTTGISAYDRARTVAVFTDPHAKPSDLMRPGHIIPLQAVEGGVLRRAGHTEATVDLCRLAGFQPVGVLCEIVGEDGSMARLPELQRLAQRFDLKIITVADLIAFRRRTERLVRRVATTRLPTQRYGELIVHAYETDLEPTAVVAFVKGDLQSVEAPLVRVHSSCVTGDLLDSLRCDCGSQLQLALQKITEEGCGALIYLEQEGRGIGLINKLRAYELQEKGADTVEANEMLGFKPDLRDYGIGAQVMVDLGLKKIRFMTNNPRKVAGLEGYGLSIVEHVPLRVPPNPHNIAYLRTKREKLGHIFTPEDLVLRDNTAESPTVEAVATKEEK, from the coding sequence ATGGCATTTAACACCATTGAAGAGGCAATTGAAGACCTGAAGCAGGGTAAGGTGATCATCGTCGTGGACGATGAGGATAGGGAAAACGAAGGAGACTTCGTCGTCGCCGCAGAAAAGTGCACCCCAGAGGTGATGAACTTTCTTATCACCTATGGCAAAGGCATTCCTTGTGTGGCCACCACCCGAAAACGGCTTGAAGAGCTGCAGTTGCCCCCAATGGTGAGCGAAAACACCGCACGTCTCGGCACCGCCATGAGCGTTACCGTGGATGCACGCCACGGCACCACCACCGGCATCTCTGCCTACGATCGCGCCCGCACCGTGGCCGTTTTCACAGATCCTCACGCCAAACCCTCCGACCTCATGCGCCCAGGCCACATCATCCCCCTACAGGCCGTAGAGGGTGGAGTGCTGCGCCGCGCAGGGCATACCGAAGCGACCGTAGATCTCTGCCGGTTGGCTGGGTTTCAACCGGTTGGCGTGCTGTGTGAGATCGTCGGCGAGGACGGCAGCATGGCGCGACTGCCGGAACTGCAAAGGCTCGCCCAGCGCTTCGATCTCAAGATCATCACCGTAGCCGATCTCATTGCCTTCCGCCGTCGTACCGAACGCCTTGTCCGTCGCGTGGCCACAACACGACTTCCTACGCAACGCTATGGCGAACTTATTGTTCATGCCTATGAAACCGACTTAGAGCCTACCGCTGTCGTGGCCTTCGTAAAAGGCGATCTGCAAAGCGTGGAAGCTCCTCTTGTGCGCGTACACTCCTCTTGTGTGACCGGAGACCTTCTCGACTCGCTCCGTTGCGACTGCGGTAGTCAGCTTCAGCTCGCGCTACAAAAGATCACCGAAGAGGGCTGTGGGGCGCTGATCTACCTCGAACAGGAGGGACGTGGTATTGGGCTGATTAACAAGCTGCGTGCCTACGAACTGCAGGAAAAAGGGGCTGACACGGTAGAAGCCAACGAGATGCTCGGCTTTAAACCCGACCTGCGCGACTATGGCATCGGTGCACAGGTCATGGTAGACCTAGGGCTGAAGAAGATTCGTTTCATGACCAACAACCCGAGAAAAGTGGCTGGGCTAGAAGGGTATGGCCTTTCTATTGTGGAGCACGTCCCGCTGCGCGTTCCTCCCAACCCACATAACATCGCTTACCTGCGCACTAAGCGCGAGAAGCTCGGCCACATTTTCACCCCGGAAGACCTTGTTCTTCGTGACAATACCGCCGAGTCGCCCACGGTTGAGGCGGTTGCAACAAAGGAGGAGAAATAA
- the recR gene encoding recombination mediator RecR has product MLHYPKPLAKLVAELERLPGVGPKSAQRMAFYLLRQPKEEAAKLAEAILQVKETIRLCKECSNFTDQELCEICRDPKRDRSLLCVVAETRDLIAMEKTNEYNGLYHVLQGLISPMDNITPEMLRIRELFPRVANGVREVILAFNSTTEGQTTALYLASRLKPLGVKVTQIAHGLPAGGELDYADQATLISALQWRREI; this is encoded by the coding sequence ATGCTGCACTACCCAAAACCACTTGCAAAGCTTGTGGCTGAGTTAGAGCGTTTGCCGGGAGTTGGCCCCAAATCGGCGCAACGTATGGCCTTCTACCTTCTGCGCCAGCCGAAGGAAGAGGCCGCTAAACTTGCAGAAGCCATCTTGCAGGTCAAAGAGACCATTCGCCTTTGCAAAGAGTGCTCGAACTTTACCGATCAAGAGCTTTGTGAAATATGCCGTGATCCGAAAAGAGACCGCTCTCTGCTTTGCGTCGTTGCCGAAACCCGCGACCTGATCGCCATGGAAAAAACCAACGAGTACAACGGCCTGTACCATGTTTTGCAGGGGTTGATCTCGCCGATGGATAACATCACCCCGGAAATGTTGCGCATTCGGGAGCTTTTTCCACGCGTGGCCAACGGCGTTCGAGAGGTGATTCTCGCTTTTAACTCAACGACCGAGGGGCAAACAACGGCACTCTATCTCGCCAGTCGCCTGAAACCGCTTGGGGTCAAGGTAACTCAAATCGCCCATGGACTGCCGGCAGGAGGGGAGTTGGACTATGCCGACCAGGCAACCCTTATCTCGGCTCTCCAGTGGCGTCGAGAGATCTGA
- a CDS encoding S1C family serine protease has product MKTARYLPTLIGFIIGTLVGALVLYLVSPHPLALDQARRRAIAILSQPPREVPTEESPIVTAVRRIAPAVVSLDTVGKESARDDRGQPFYIDREVRSRGSGVVISPDGFIVTNDHVIDGAERIRVVFPDGRDYYARVIGRDPSNDLAVLRVPASHLIAAEFGDSDRLEVGQTCVAVGNPLGLGSTVTAGVISALHRQHLQLSEGRYLDGAIQTDAPINRGNSGGALANTAGQLIGITTAILSSDPNGGNIGLGFAIPSNKVRKIALQLIEHGKPSEPPSKRPWLGVVLGPVPENLARELGLGSDQGAFIARVAPESPADTAGLEEGDVLLKIDGHAVMGVEDGVEVIQQHKPGDRVQLLILKPDARGERKVTVTLQPFPQGVIADPDLENP; this is encoded by the coding sequence ATGAAAACAGCACGTTATCTCCCAACGCTCATCGGCTTTATCATCGGTACCCTCGTCGGCGCTCTTGTTCTCTATCTGGTTTCTCCACACCCCCTGGCTCTCGACCAGGCGCGTCGGCGCGCCATCGCCATCCTCTCGCAACCGCCGCGTGAGGTGCCTACCGAGGAATCGCCCATCGTCACCGCCGTACGGCGCATCGCCCCGGCTGTTGTTAGCCTCGACACCGTGGGCAAGGAATCGGCACGAGATGACCGTGGACAGCCTTTTTACATCGATCGGGAGGTGCGCAGCCGCGGGTCGGGGGTCGTTATCTCCCCCGATGGGTTCATCGTTACGAACGATCACGTTATTGATGGAGCGGAACGCATTCGTGTGGTCTTCCCCGACGGACGCGATTACTACGCACGCGTCATTGGCCGTGATCCCTCTAACGACCTCGCGGTGCTACGCGTGCCGGCTTCGCACCTTATTGCAGCCGAGTTTGGCGACTCCGATCGGCTCGAAGTGGGGCAAACCTGTGTCGCAGTTGGCAACCCACTTGGGCTAGGTTCCACCGTTACCGCCGGCGTGATCTCGGCGCTGCATCGGCAGCACCTTCAGCTTAGCGAAGGGCGCTATCTCGACGGTGCCATTCAAACCGACGCCCCCATCAATCGAGGGAATTCGGGAGGCGCTCTCGCCAACACAGCCGGCCAACTCATCGGCATCACCACCGCCATCCTTAGCTCGGACCCTAACGGTGGCAACATCGGTTTAGGCTTTGCCATCCCTTCAAACAAGGTGCGAAAAATCGCGCTACAACTTATTGAGCATGGGAAACCGTCGGAACCCCCCAGCAAACGCCCTTGGCTGGGTGTCGTGCTAGGCCCGGTGCCGGAAAACTTGGCCAGAGAGCTTGGGCTCGGCTCCGATCAGGGTGCCTTTATCGCCCGCGTTGCGCCGGAATCCCCGGCAGACACGGCCGGTTTAGAGGAAGGCGATGTGCTTTTGAAAATAGATGGTCACGCGGTGATGGGCGTAGAAGATGGTGTAGAGGTCATTCAGCAACACAAACCTGGCGATAGGGTGCAACTACTTATTCTGAAGCCCGATGCCCGCGGCGAACGGAAAGTTACCGTTACCCTCCAACCTTTCCCCCAAGGGGTCATCGCCGACCCTGACCTCGAAAACCCTTAG
- the dnaX gene encoding DNA polymerase III subunit gamma/tau, with product MAYVALYRKYRSQNFEELMGQDAVTTTLRNAIATKRFGHAYLFYGARGCGKTSTARLFARALNCEKGPTPNPCGTCRFCVAIREGTCLDVVEMDAASETGIDDVREKVIENVQYAPTEARYKVYIIDEVHDLSAKAFDALLKTLEEPPAHVVFILATTEFHKVPITIRSRCQCFQFRRGSLQDLGTAIERVAKAEGFQIERDAVYQIARAAEGSWRDALSLLEQIMAYSEGTITAQTVQQAIGAVDFHTLAHVTQVLVTEDLGAVFSLAGELLEGGADARQLLASLQGHLRDLAVLAAGAKQAALQEMGEERVKWLEPQASLFSTNTLLEMMRVLAEAEQEVRFSNHHRWIIERAFATLHRLARESLSTASGPQSAPAEPVSTKEPAPSRSSLPPTSATATPVPKPTSLGTPQTPSEKTSPADESAEAPSSEPSPKTEASDPRFAEEISLEVIRRAWPTVVERFGKTSPAGKAFLEKGEVIDLQGHQVVLAFKDDFARERIHTKGRDLLIKKINEVLRTQGIQVVCIPSSEQTSLPTARAQSPSPSTLSLAPSLQPGAPRSPLEHTAPSAETPAQTPPAETSEVLATPPDPKPETDPFLAEVCKVFPVVEVKEEPLTRNGKQNPNATQGDQES from the coding sequence ATGGCCTACGTTGCGCTCTATCGCAAATACAGGTCGCAAAATTTTGAGGAACTGATGGGGCAAGATGCCGTCACAACGACCCTCCGTAACGCCATCGCCACGAAACGATTTGGGCATGCCTATCTCTTCTACGGCGCGCGCGGATGCGGAAAAACCTCCACAGCCCGTCTATTCGCCCGTGCCCTGAACTGCGAAAAGGGTCCAACCCCCAACCCCTGCGGAACCTGCCGATTCTGCGTGGCCATTCGCGAAGGAACCTGTCTCGATGTCGTCGAGATGGATGCCGCCTCGGAAACGGGCATTGACGACGTTCGTGAAAAGGTCATTGAAAACGTGCAGTACGCCCCAACCGAGGCGCGCTATAAAGTTTACATCATTGACGAAGTGCACGATCTCTCGGCTAAAGCCTTTGATGCCCTCCTAAAGACCCTCGAAGAGCCCCCCGCTCACGTCGTGTTCATTCTCGCGACCACCGAGTTTCATAAAGTACCGATCACGATCCGCTCTCGCTGTCAATGCTTCCAGTTCCGACGCGGCAGCCTACAAGACCTTGGTACCGCCATTGAGCGTGTGGCGAAAGCCGAGGGGTTTCAAATTGAGCGGGATGCCGTCTACCAAATTGCTCGCGCGGCCGAAGGCTCCTGGCGCGATGCGCTCTCCCTCCTCGAGCAGATCATGGCCTATTCCGAAGGAACCATCACCGCACAGACCGTGCAGCAGGCCATTGGCGCAGTGGACTTCCATACGCTCGCCCATGTTACACAGGTGCTCGTTACAGAAGACCTCGGCGCCGTTTTCAGCCTAGCCGGTGAGCTGCTGGAGGGAGGTGCGGATGCACGTCAGCTGCTTGCTTCTCTTCAGGGGCATCTGCGTGACTTGGCCGTTCTCGCGGCAGGCGCTAAACAGGCTGCACTGCAGGAGATGGGCGAAGAAAGGGTAAAATGGTTAGAGCCGCAAGCCAGCCTCTTCTCCACCAATACCCTCCTCGAGATGATGCGCGTGCTGGCCGAGGCGGAACAAGAGGTGCGATTCAGCAATCATCATCGTTGGATCATTGAGCGCGCGTTCGCAACCCTCCATCGGCTTGCACGGGAATCGCTTTCTACAGCGTCTGGTCCACAATCCGCGCCAGCCGAACCCGTCAGCACAAAAGAACCCGCTCCTTCTAGGTCAAGCCTTCCCCCAACCTCCGCAACGGCTACCCCTGTGCCAAAACCGACGTCGCTTGGCACCCCTCAAACCCCATCGGAAAAAACATCACCTGCCGATGAGTCCGCGGAGGCGCCATCTTCCGAGCCATCGCCCAAGACCGAGGCCTCCGACCCTCGCTTTGCCGAAGAGATAAGCCTTGAGGTCATTCGCCGTGCTTGGCCAACGGTCGTGGAGCGATTCGGGAAAACAAGCCCGGCCGGCAAAGCCTTTCTCGAAAAAGGGGAAGTGATTGACCTGCAAGGCCATCAGGTGGTGCTCGCTTTCAAGGACGACTTCGCCAGAGAGCGCATACACACCAAAGGGCGCGACCTGCTCATCAAAAAGATCAACGAGGTGTTGCGCACACAGGGAATTCAGGTCGTCTGCATTCCCTCATCAGAGCAGACTTCCCTTCCCACAGCACGAGCGCAGTCGCCATCGCCTTCTACCCTATCGCTCGCGCCCTCACTGCAACCGGGAGCACCTCGTTCGCCCTTAGAGCACACCGCTCCTTCGGCTGAAACACCTGCCCAAACACCCCCAGCGGAAACGAGCGAGGTGTTGGCCACACCCCCCGATCCAAAACCAGAGACCGACCCTTTCCTCGCGGAAGTCTGCAAAGTTTTTCCCGTCGTTGAAGTAAAAGAGGAGCCGTTAACTCGTAACGGAAAACAGAACCCTAACGCTACACAAGGAGACCAAGAATCATGA
- a CDS encoding glycosyltransferase family 4 protein: protein MKIAFISYEYPPDTADGGIATYVQQAATLLAQRGHHVEVFAASRQRTCSTQEQDLYVHRLLTPDRAEFPRLVAPVFLQRHREVNFDVLEGPDYQAEAYEAVRAAPNIPFVVRLHTPNFLARRVRDAQLPLWRRARLRHRAVRHGQKPTWNPYSELHRIERIYLHQADEIVGISEAITNLVTKMAHLDQSRIHRIPNPYVPSQELLHIPLDTCTHTITFHGRLQLRKGVLDLAKAIPKVLHRFPQARFRFVGRPLESPCPTLDMRAYLMRQLWAWRDRVEFHDPVPLQQIPALLATTDLCVFPSLWENFPYVCLEAMAAGRGVIGSYAGGMKEILANGEVGLLVPPNRPDRLAQAILKLLQNPSLRSELGAKARMRVLQEYSAERIGPQLEASYLRAIARRRQLGPRLDLLVD, encoded by the coding sequence ATGAAAATCGCCTTTATTAGCTACGAGTATCCACCAGACACCGCAGATGGCGGCATCGCCACCTATGTGCAGCAAGCGGCCACGCTCCTAGCTCAACGTGGGCATCATGTAGAGGTGTTTGCCGCAAGTCGTCAACGCACTTGCTCCACGCAGGAACAGGATCTCTACGTTCATCGCTTGCTTACCCCTGACCGCGCCGAATTTCCCCGCCTCGTTGCGCCCGTCTTTCTGCAGCGACATCGTGAGGTGAACTTCGATGTGCTTGAAGGGCCCGACTATCAGGCGGAAGCCTACGAGGCCGTCCGCGCGGCCCCTAATATTCCGTTTGTGGTGCGACTGCATACCCCCAACTTTCTCGCACGCCGCGTAAGGGATGCGCAGCTGCCCTTGTGGCGGCGAGCGCGTCTTCGCCACCGCGCTGTGCGTCATGGACAGAAGCCAACGTGGAACCCCTATAGCGAACTCCATCGCATTGAGCGCATCTATCTCCATCAAGCCGACGAGATCGTGGGCATCTCAGAGGCCATAACCAACCTCGTCACTAAAATGGCTCACCTCGATCAAAGCCGCATCCATCGCATTCCTAACCCCTATGTACCAAGCCAGGAGCTTCTTCATATCCCTCTAGACACCTGCACACATACCATCACCTTCCATGGACGCCTGCAACTTCGTAAAGGGGTGCTCGATCTGGCGAAAGCCATCCCTAAAGTGCTGCACCGCTTTCCACAGGCGCGCTTTCGTTTTGTGGGGAGGCCGCTCGAATCGCCTTGTCCCACACTAGATATGCGCGCCTACCTTATGCGACAACTCTGGGCATGGCGCGATCGTGTGGAGTTTCACGACCCAGTTCCTCTCCAGCAAATCCCCGCTCTGCTCGCAACAACCGACCTCTGTGTGTTTCCAAGCCTGTGGGAAAACTTCCCTTATGTCTGCCTAGAGGCGATGGCGGCCGGTAGAGGCGTTATAGGCAGCTATGCCGGAGGAATGAAAGAGATTTTAGCCAATGGAGAGGTTGGCCTGCTCGTGCCTCCGAATCGCCCGGATAGGCTGGCACAAGCGATCCTGAAACTTCTCCAAAACCCCTCTTTGCGCAGCGAGCTAGGCGCAAAAGCAAGAATGAGGGTGCTCCAAGAATATAGTGCCGAGCGCATTGGCCCTCAGCTCGAAGCGAGTTACCTACGCGCCATTGCAAGACGACGGCAACTGGGCCCGCGTCTAGACCTCCTTGTTGATTAG
- a CDS encoding DUF1501 domain-containing protein — protein MPKSLSYRETLSGSALRSATEEGARADSSALTSVTLGPRAHLVNPDTFVVIFLRGGADGLNIVVPYGDEDYYRLRPTLAIPKARGSQGSLNGCALPLDDFFGLHPALAPLLPAWREGQLALVHAVGSGDHTRSHFQAMAAMERGLAEDGGGAASGWLARHLLTTEGKEAAPLRAVAVSDTLPESLRGAPGATVLQSLADFSLSNAYSLPTGSHNRVFHKELQAERLAALQQTLHQMYDITGAQSSEERVLMQAGTASLKAMEAIQKLDPEHYRPDHGAVYPKDDIGHGLQQVACLIKGRIGLEVACLDTTGWDTHVEQGGAVGWQASRLSALAKALAAFWRDLGALMAEVTVVVMTEFGRRAYENAAGGTDHGRAGVMMVMGGGIRGGKVFAKWPGLQTEQLEGPGDLKVTTDYRDVLADILLHRLRNAQIGSVFPNFEPHLLGLSLPKAV, from the coding sequence ATGCCGAAGTCGCTTTCTTATCGAGAGACGCTAAGTGGCTCAGCCCTTCGCTCGGCCACAGAGGAGGGGGCGAGAGCTGACAGCTCCGCTTTGACGAGCGTAACCCTTGGGCCGCGTGCGCATTTGGTAAACCCCGATACGTTCGTGGTGATCTTTTTGCGTGGCGGTGCCGATGGCCTCAACATCGTTGTGCCTTATGGTGACGAGGACTACTATCGGCTACGTCCTACCCTTGCCATTCCGAAAGCGAGAGGTTCTCAGGGCAGCCTCAATGGGTGTGCCCTACCGCTCGACGATTTCTTTGGTCTCCATCCCGCGCTTGCACCGCTGTTGCCGGCCTGGCGGGAGGGGCAGCTTGCCCTGGTTCATGCGGTAGGCTCTGGGGACCATACGCGCTCTCATTTCCAAGCGATGGCTGCCATGGAAAGGGGGCTTGCCGAGGATGGAGGTGGAGCGGCAAGCGGATGGTTGGCGCGGCATCTGCTGACGACGGAAGGAAAAGAGGCGGCTCCGTTACGCGCTGTAGCCGTTTCCGACACCCTTCCTGAATCGTTACGAGGGGCGCCGGGGGCTACCGTGCTCCAATCCCTAGCCGATTTCTCGTTATCTAATGCCTATTCTCTGCCTACAGGCAGTCATAACAGAGTTTTTCATAAAGAGTTACAAGCCGAGCGGTTAGCTGCCCTACAGCAGACATTGCATCAGATGTACGACATCACAGGTGCTCAGTCATCGGAGGAACGAGTTCTCATGCAAGCGGGAACGGCCTCGCTGAAGGCCATGGAGGCCATTCAGAAGCTTGATCCTGAACACTATCGGCCCGATCATGGGGCGGTCTATCCCAAAGACGATATAGGGCACGGGTTACAGCAAGTGGCCTGCTTAATTAAGGGGCGTATCGGCTTGGAGGTCGCCTGTCTAGATACGACCGGGTGGGATACTCATGTAGAACAGGGAGGGGCTGTAGGCTGGCAGGCATCGCGTCTGAGCGCTTTGGCGAAGGCTTTGGCCGCATTCTGGCGTGATTTGGGGGCGCTGATGGCCGAGGTAACCGTGGTTGTTATGACCGAGTTTGGTCGTCGGGCCTATGAAAACGCTGCGGGCGGCACCGATCATGGCCGAGCTGGGGTGATGATGGTGATGGGTGGAGGGATACGTGGCGGAAAAGTTTTTGCGAAGTGGCCTGGGCTTCAAACGGAACAGTTAGAAGGGCCTGGAGACCTAAAGGTTACCACGGATTACCGGGATGTCCTGGCCGACATTCTGCTTCACCGTTTACGAAATGCACAGATAGGCAGCGTGTTTCCAAACTTTGAGCCTCACCTATTGGGGCTTAGCCTGCCAAAAGCCGTGTAG
- a CDS encoding AAA family ATPase, which translates to MSDITQQVEQFQHAFDEIRTEIGRVIVGNKEIVEGALICLFMGGHALLEGVPGLGKTLLVRTLAETVRLKFNRIQFTPDLMPADITGTTILSETPDGKREFRFQPGPVFANVLLADEINRATPKTQSALLEAMQERSVTVGGVVHKLEEPFLVLATQNPIEMEGTYPLPEAQLDRFLFKLLVYPPNFEELSAIVDRTTGEKTETVRPVLDGPTILQWRQLARAVPIAPNVQEFALRLILGTHPTNDEAPRMVKQFVRFGSSPRGAQALILASKIRALTKGRYNVAIEDIVEIAKPALRHRILLNFEGQAEGIVTDSIIEELIAHTQEALKISVGV; encoded by the coding sequence ATGTCGGATATTACACAGCAAGTGGAACAGTTTCAACATGCTTTTGATGAGATACGCACCGAGATCGGACGGGTTATCGTCGGCAACAAGGAGATCGTAGAGGGCGCGCTTATATGCCTCTTCATGGGCGGGCATGCGCTCCTTGAAGGGGTGCCTGGCCTTGGAAAAACCCTCTTGGTACGCACCCTCGCCGAAACCGTACGCTTGAAGTTTAACCGAATTCAGTTCACCCCCGACCTCATGCCTGCCGACATCACCGGCACGACCATCCTCTCAGAAACCCCCGATGGGAAACGGGAATTCCGCTTTCAGCCTGGCCCCGTATTTGCCAATGTGCTCCTCGCCGATGAGATCAACCGGGCGACCCCCAAAACCCAGTCCGCTCTGTTAGAGGCCATGCAAGAGCGTTCCGTTACCGTTGGCGGCGTCGTTCACAAACTTGAGGAGCCGTTCCTCGTGCTGGCCACTCAAAATCCTATCGAGATGGAAGGAACCTACCCTCTGCCGGAAGCACAACTGGATCGCTTCCTTTTTAAACTGCTGGTCTATCCGCCCAACTTCGAGGAGCTTTCGGCCATTGTAGACCGCACAACCGGCGAGAAAACAGAGACGGTACGCCCTGTGCTTGACGGGCCCACCATTCTACAGTGGCGCCAGTTAGCACGCGCTGTGCCCATTGCCCCCAACGTGCAAGAGTTCGCACTACGCCTTATTCTCGGCACTCATCCCACGAACGACGAGGCCCCTCGCATGGTGAAGCAGTTCGTGCGATTCGGCTCTAGCCCCCGTGGCGCGCAAGCGCTGATTCTGGCCTCTAAAATTCGTGCGCTCACCAAAGGGCGCTATAACGTGGCCATAGAGGATATCGTTGAGATAGCAAAACCGGCTCTTCGACATCGCATCCTTCTTAACTTCGAAGGTCAGGCCGAGGGCATTGTGACGGATAGCATCATTGAGGAACTGATTGCCCATACTCAAGAGGCCTTGAAAATCTCGGTAGGCGTCTGA
- a CDS encoding YbaB/EbfC family nucleoid-associated protein has translation MTRFGGLPGGFGMGDFQKLMQQAKQMQENVEKMQEELKNAQFSAEAGGGMVTVTVNGYGHLVGVKIKPDVLQMGDVELLEDLIVTASKEAAQLAQNEQEARAQEITGALGSIPPGLLG, from the coding sequence ATGACTCGTTTTGGTGGATTGCCGGGTGGCTTTGGCATGGGCGATTTTCAAAAGCTGATGCAACAGGCCAAGCAGATGCAAGAGAATGTAGAAAAGATGCAGGAGGAGCTGAAGAACGCTCAGTTTTCCGCCGAAGCCGGCGGGGGCATGGTCACTGTGACCGTCAACGGCTATGGGCATCTCGTTGGAGTGAAAATTAAACCCGACGTCCTCCAGATGGGCGACGTGGAGCTGCTTGAAGACCTCATTGTTACCGCCAGCAAGGAGGCCGCTCAACTCGCTCAAAACGAACAAGAGGCCCGCGCCCAAGAGATTACCGGAGCACTCGGCTCTATTCCACCAGGACTGCTAGGTTAA